The following proteins are encoded in a genomic region of Montipora foliosa isolate CH-2021 chromosome 8, ASM3666993v2, whole genome shotgun sequence:
- the LOC137967246 gene encoding small glutamine-rich tetratricopeptide repeat-containing protein alpha-like codes for MSNSQKLAFAIIEHLSSQLRSGAVVGDSAESLEVSIQCLESVYSIDRSDTAQVQKLKCDKSLEEIFETAIQTRGGSTAAQPTDQDRARAEELKTEGNQLMKEEKYNEAIECYTKAMELDSANAVFPCNRAAAYSKMGDHQKAIEDCQKALSLDPNYGKAYGRMGLSYHNLNNLQKAKESYTKALELDPGSTFYQTSLSQVEEKIRESQEGGTRPSSAGGTGFPGLGGLDLGSLLTNPAIMNMAQNFMSNPGIQQMMTNMMTASGGSGGMGGAAGIFQAAQQFGEQMQRSNPELFDELRGQAQEAVDQHRTQNRSEGQDPQTDDKDPDPQ; via the exons ATGTCGAATTCACAAAAGCTGGCGTTCGCCATAATCGAACATCTTTCTTCCCAGTTAAGATCCGGCGCCGTAGTTGGCGATTCGGCAGAGAGTTTGGAGG TTTCAATCCAATGCTTAGAAAGTGTTTACAGCATAGATAGAAGTGACACCGCACAAGTGCAAAAACTTAAATGTGACAAATCATTGGAGGAGATATTTGAAACTGCCATCCAG ACAAGGGGAGGATCAACAGCTGCTCAACCCACTGATCAAGATAGAGCAAGAGCTGAGGAACTGAAGACAGAGG GAAATCAGCTCATGAAGGAAGAAAAGTACAATGAAGCCATCGAATGTTATACCAAAGCCATGGAACTGGACAGTGCTAATGCCGTTTTTCCTTGCAATAG AGCTGCAGCCTATAGCAAGATGGGAGATCACCAGAAAGCAATTGAGGACTGCCAGAAGGCTCTTAGTCTCGACCCTAATTATGGGAAAGCTTATGGCAGAATGGG tttatCTTATCACAATTTAAATAATCTTCAGAAAGCTAAAGAAAGCTACACCAAG GCCCTTGAGCTGGATCCTGGAAGCACATTTTACCAGACAAGCTTATCACAAGTGGAGGAAAAAATCCGAGAATCTCAGGAAGGGGGAACAAGACCGTCATCAGCAGGTGGTACCG GTTTTCCAGGCCTAGGAGGATTGGACTTGGGTTCCCTGTTGACAAATCCTGCAATTATGAACATG GCTCAAAATTTCATGAGTAATCCTGGAATTCAACAAAT GATGACAAATATGATGACTGCCAGCGGGGGTTCGGGCGGCATGGGTGGCGCAGCAGGCATTTTTCAAGC GGCCCAGCAATTTGGTGAACAGATGCAGAGATCCAATCCAGAGCTTTTTGATGAGCTCAGAGGTCAAGCCCAAGAAGCGGTCGACCAACATAGAACACAGAATAGAAGCGAAGGTCAAGACCCTCAGACAG aCGACAAGGATCCTGATCCACagtga